One segment of Prosthecobacter vanneervenii DNA contains the following:
- a CDS encoding tetratricopeptide repeat protein, with translation MTYGEKIEYLRHESRDQKAKGNFERSIECIHELLGILKEDRIALKIAAYEWHRMAGIYIRMGRPQEAEVAARNALDTYLRNRALLHGEWHRDRDGTIAEYTMTLSRCLVDQQRYEEALPWLEESAAIYRLKGEDDPFVKELVIPRLNWLRPRAEAQRKTRASSPSVD, from the coding sequence ATGACATACGGAGAAAAAATAGAATACCTTCGCCATGAGAGTCGCGACCAGAAGGCGAAAGGAAACTTTGAACGTAGCATTGAATGCATTCATGAACTTCTCGGAATCCTGAAAGAAGATAGAATTGCATTAAAAATTGCCGCGTATGAATGGCACCGTATGGCGGGCATTTATATCCGCATGGGGCGGCCTCAGGAGGCGGAAGTGGCGGCCAGAAACGCTCTGGACACCTACCTGCGCAATCGGGCGCTTTTGCATGGTGAATGGCATCGAGATCGTGATGGCACCATTGCGGAGTACACCATGACCTTGTCGCGCTGCCTCGTGGACCAGCAGCGCTATGAAGAAGCCCTACCTTGGCTGGAAGAGTCGGCTGCGATTTACAGGCTCAAGGGGGAGGATGATCCCTTCGTCAAGGAACTCGTTATCCCTAGGTTGAACTGGTTGCGGCCCAGGGCAGAAGCTCAGCGCAAGACGCGCGCAAGTTCGCCCTCTGTAGATTGA
- a CDS encoding SMI1/KNR4 family protein: protein MNILSNLHSSLKLAASQPPSTKEEIQELLEFSPISVPPEYLEIIQQGSELEISVNLGSRGYGFIRIYGAAGVIEMNKIYNVQKNLKHVLAIGDNEGGDMLVLAPHASPSGVYLNPMSCLSDMEDATFIASNLTELLVDGRNLDRVF, encoded by the coding sequence ATGAACATCCTGTCAAATCTCCATTCCTCCCTCAAACTCGCAGCCTCACAGCCCCCATCTACCAAGGAGGAGATTCAGGAGCTTCTTGAATTCTCTCCCATTTCCGTGCCGCCAGAATATTTGGAAATAATCCAGCAGGGCAGCGAGTTGGAAATAAGCGTGAATCTTGGAAGTAGAGGATATGGGTTCATCAGAATCTATGGGGCCGCTGGCGTGATAGAAATGAACAAGATCTATAATGTGCAAAAGAACCTTAAACACGTTCTTGCCATCGGTGACAACGAAGGAGGAGACATGTTGGTTTTGGCACCGCATGCCAGTCCTTCGGGAGTGTATCTCAATCCCATGTCCTGCCTTAGCGACATGGAGGACGCAACCTTTATCGCCAGCAATCTGACCGAGCTGCTTGTTGACGGTAGGAATCTTGATCGCGTTTTTTAA
- a CDS encoding nucleotide-binding protein — MEDFAARDSCLQLALSVQETRLNNPVMPAASMAESCTIHLVGGEKGGVGKSLMARLLVHYMQERNLPFRAFDADRSNAALMRYYPEVSTQILTDRHDQMDKIIEAAHEHPGTRIIVDLAAQTHDWLVRWMEGVDMIEMVKEMGYQVRYWHVMDCGKDSVDLLKKLFDQLGSRLSYVIVQNHFRGDTFDLFDKSAEKQRAADLNAPVISIRHLMDHVMHKIDSSNAPFAVGKYPERDNTGLGLVDRQRLKIWLTQTCAQIDKIGL; from the coding sequence ATGGAAGATTTTGCAGCCCGAGACAGCTGTCTTCAATTGGCGCTAAGCGTCCAGGAAACCAGGCTAAACAATCCGGTGATGCCAGCAGCCAGCATGGCTGAATCCTGCACCATTCATTTGGTTGGAGGCGAAAAAGGAGGCGTTGGCAAATCTTTGATGGCCAGACTTCTAGTCCACTACATGCAGGAAAGAAACCTGCCGTTCCGCGCCTTTGACGCCGATCGCTCCAATGCCGCCCTGATGCGCTACTACCCCGAGGTCTCCACTCAAATTTTAACAGACCGACATGACCAGATGGACAAAATCATCGAGGCCGCGCATGAACACCCCGGCACCCGCATCATTGTCGATCTGGCGGCACAAACCCATGACTGGCTGGTAAGGTGGATGGAAGGCGTGGATATGATCGAAATGGTCAAAGAGATGGGTTATCAAGTACGCTACTGGCATGTCATGGACTGCGGAAAAGACTCCGTGGATTTGCTGAAAAAGCTTTTTGACCAGCTGGGCTCAAGACTCAGCTACGTGATTGTCCAAAACCACTTCCGCGGAGATACCTTCGATCTTTTCGACAAATCCGCTGAAAAGCAGCGCGCAGCCGATCTAAACGCGCCTGTGATCAGCATCCGCCACTTGATGGACCATGTGATGCACAAGATCGATTCGTCCAACGCCCCATTTGCTGTGGGCAAGTACCCGGAACGAGACAACACCGGTCTGGGACTTGTGGACCGTCAGCGGTTGAAAATCTGGCTGACACAAACTTGCGCACAAATCGATAAAATCGGTCTGTAG
- a CDS encoding glycoside hydrolase family protein — MKFIALLLLPLFTLHAGDDLVVYPPVPGLAASEHYQVRVRAVGGEWKSAFVWQTECKTEKAYFDTLAGWTHSYVNFETSAAVEVEISRANGRPIRSAAVHPQRSSSCVVKEGKALVKLDRPCLVAVDIDGQMDGQDTGKGYKGPPLHTVSIFANPPLANKPRPDGPGVRTVKTGEKPPADGEWSTLYFLPGVHDIGAAFPVHASRRYYIPGDAMVYGTFCNPEWKDGKDIRIFGHGTLSGARLKHETALGLFSLGQKNISRKPIEIFGAEDTRVEGLTIADSASHSVMLINRYTEGHPNKVQWTKIFTWRKNGDGINPFGNTLIEDCFIRTQDDSLYVNGLGIRRVVLWNDANGSSFVLSSIPDRRLIVEDCDVIYSRAKWHHWSGGRVFNARGENDEAGGPGVIFRNIRISDPRPTLQQFFICMTVPKPYGDDQHVKGDLSGVLFQNISIAAPSVLGEPQMLWGQKNARIRNLTFENLTIADKPVSSADFFKTNEFVEGLRFAPSSSSKK; from the coding sequence GTGAAATTCATCGCCCTGCTGCTCCTGCCACTCTTCACCCTGCATGCCGGCGATGATCTGGTGGTCTATCCACCGGTGCCGGGGCTTGCGGCGTCTGAGCATTATCAGGTGCGCGTGCGGGCTGTGGGCGGTGAATGGAAAAGCGCCTTTGTGTGGCAGACAGAGTGCAAGACGGAAAAGGCCTACTTCGACACCCTCGCGGGCTGGACCCACAGCTATGTGAACTTTGAAACCTCCGCCGCCGTGGAGGTGGAGATCAGCCGCGCCAATGGCCGGCCGATCCGCAGCGCGGCCGTGCATCCGCAACGCAGCTCGTCATGCGTGGTGAAGGAGGGCAAGGCTCTCGTCAAGCTCGACAGGCCCTGCCTTGTGGCAGTGGACATCGACGGCCAGATGGACGGACAGGACACCGGCAAAGGCTACAAAGGCCCGCCGCTGCACACCGTTTCGATCTTTGCCAACCCACCGCTCGCAAACAAGCCGCGCCCCGACGGCCCGGGTGTGCGCACCGTGAAGACCGGCGAGAAACCACCGGCGGACGGAGAGTGGAGCACGCTCTACTTTCTGCCCGGGGTGCATGACATCGGCGCGGCCTTTCCCGTGCATGCCAGCCGCCGGTATTACATACCCGGAGATGCCATGGTATATGGCACGTTTTGCAATCCCGAATGGAAGGACGGCAAAGACATCCGCATCTTTGGCCACGGCACGCTCTCCGGCGCCAGGCTGAAGCATGAAACAGCCCTGGGCCTGTTTTCCCTGGGGCAGAAAAACATCAGCCGCAAGCCCATCGAAATCTTCGGAGCCGAGGACACCCGCGTGGAGGGGCTCACCATCGCCGACTCGGCCTCGCATTCCGTCATGCTCATCAACCGCTACACCGAGGGGCATCCAAACAAGGTGCAGTGGACCAAGATTTTCACCTGGCGTAAAAACGGTGATGGCATCAACCCCTTTGGCAACACGCTCATTGAAGACTGCTTCATCCGCACCCAGGACGACTCGCTCTATGTCAATGGTCTCGGCATCCGCCGTGTGGTGCTGTGGAATGATGCAAACGGCTCCTCCTTCGTGCTCAGCAGCATCCCTGACCGCAGGCTCATCGTGGAGGACTGCGATGTGATCTACTCCCGCGCCAAATGGCACCACTGGAGCGGCGGGCGTGTCTTCAACGCTCGTGGCGAGAACGATGAAGCCGGAGGCCCCGGCGTGATCTTCCGCAACATCCGCATCTCAGACCCGCGCCCCACGCTGCAGCAGTTTTTCATCTGCATGACCGTGCCCAAGCCCTATGGCGATGACCAGCACGTAAAGGGAGACCTCTCGGGCGTTCTCTTCCAAAACATCTCCATCGCCGCCCCCAGCGTCCTGGGCGAGCCGCAGATGCTCTGGGGGCAGAAGAATGCGCGCATACGAAACCTGACCTTTGAGAACCTGACCATCGCAGACAAGCCGGTCTCCAGCGCAGATTTTTTCAAGACGAACGAGTTTGTCGAAGGCCTCAGGTTTGCGCCTTCGTCCTCTTCGAAGAAGTGA
- a CDS encoding alpha/beta hydrolase encodes MKPLAFLFLLSLALPGTALRAEEPQPQVIHLWEKGAPGFEQLKDEPEIVKGTSVTHVNNPSITVFPAPKDKANGAAILIVPGGGHRQLGFGGEGIEPAKILNELGITCFILKHRLPREQGSPYNLDIHPRQDGQRAMRVIRTRAAEWSLDLKRIGILGFSAGGEVVAMVVYSPTAGDPAAADPIDRASSRADFQISIYPGPLGVPAGPIPADSPPAFFLVANDDTSHVKPILDQLAQYEAAKLPVEVHLYAKGGHGFGMGTRSKLASIKTWTTRMTDWLADSGFLMTAEEKAKAQAEEKAKAKK; translated from the coding sequence ATGAAGCCCCTCGCCTTTCTCTTCCTCCTCTCCCTCGCGCTCCCCGGCACCGCCCTCCGTGCCGAGGAGCCGCAGCCGCAGGTCATCCACCTGTGGGAAAAAGGCGCGCCCGGCTTTGAGCAGCTCAAGGACGAGCCCGAGATCGTGAAGGGCACCTCCGTCACGCATGTGAACAATCCCTCCATCACCGTCTTCCCCGCACCGAAAGACAAGGCCAACGGAGCCGCCATCCTCATCGTCCCTGGCGGCGGGCATCGTCAGCTCGGCTTTGGCGGCGAAGGCATCGAGCCCGCCAAGATCCTCAATGAGCTCGGCATCACCTGCTTCATCCTCAAGCACCGCCTCCCGCGCGAGCAGGGCAGCCCCTACAATCTCGACATCCACCCGCGTCAGGACGGCCAGCGCGCCATGCGCGTGATCCGCACCCGCGCCGCCGAGTGGAGCCTCGACCTCAAGCGCATCGGCATCCTCGGCTTCTCCGCCGGTGGCGAAGTCGTGGCCATGGTCGTTTACAGCCCCACCGCAGGCGATCCCGCCGCCGCCGATCCCATCGACCGCGCCAGCAGCCGTGCCGACTTCCAGATCTCCATCTACCCCGGTCCCCTCGGCGTGCCCGCCGGCCCCATCCCCGCCGACTCCCCGCCCGCCTTCTTCCTCGTGGCCAATGACGACACCAGCCACGTGAAGCCCATCCTCGACCAGCTCGCCCAATATGAAGCCGCCAAGCTCCCCGTCGAAGTCCACCTCTACGCCAAAGGCGGCCACGGCTTCGGCATGGGCACCCGCTCCAAGCTCGCCTCCATCAAAACCTGGACCACCCGCATGACCGACTGGCTGGCCGACAGCGGGTTTCTGATGACGGCGGAAGAGAAAGCGAAAGCGCAGGCCGAGGAAAAAGCCAAGGCGAAGAAGTAA
- a CDS encoding PAS domain S-box protein — MSTSGTSALSRIPSEEFLRAFPFYFAWDADDRIVETGPSLVKVCLDAMPGARVQDLFESVRPAGEFSGAMARTLTDRLLLLRCRQSQCMLRGQVILLEEPYLGIMLATPWLTDPDQVETLRLNVRDFAVHDQTLDLLQVLQAQRMASEDLIRLNKRLTEQRTRLNEQEATSRKLALVAARTDNAVVVTDAQGRIEWTNEGFTRMTGWKLSEVIGRKPGSFLQGPGTDPATVRLISSSLKQHTSVKAEILNYHRSGRRYWTAMEIQPIRNELGDVVNFMAIESDITQRKLDEKRRRLEYGASRILTESGSTRGVCARVIQKICQQLGWPAGFLWMLDVDEKNLRLAELWHDPQQDIAALVALKQQASFAAGEGTPGLVLQKAQIQWTRDLAQHTENPRAITALTCGLRGCIGFPIVAGGQVLGVVELFASEVVDPDEALLQALSSIGNQMGQFIVRKSSEDQLARSNALMKGVVDGAAYTIISCTPDGTITTFNKAAEMQLGYTAEEIIGRTTPAIFHLPEEVEARAKALSQELGYTVEPGFEAFVAKSRLGAPDENEWTYVRKDGSRYPVRLSVTTLFDPQGKIIGSLGIASDITALKRSAQELLQAKEMAESANQAKSDFLATMSHEIRTPMNGIIGMSSLLLDTPLSPRQREMVDAVRFSGDALMTIIEDILDFSKIEARKLDLVQEAFRLDSVISGVVDLLHHKAASRSIALLVRVAPDVPESFMGDPGRLRQILMNLVGNGLKFTDEGSIRIQVSRLGTTADGAADLEISVTDTGIGMTEEQQQRLFQAFTQVDSSSKRRFGGTGLGLAISRRLVELMGGSIGVQSRRGEGSRFWVRLPLPIIESPKAPAQDVAAAGASCAALPTAPADGIRPRILLVEDNEVNARMASMMLEKHGFPAEVARDGEEAVERFASGVYDGILMDCHMPHMDGYEATRAIRELEASPLWTRPRCRIIAMTANVQTGEREHCLAAGMDDYLSKPLRAKPLLDALSHVHAHAAPRPHEALATP; from the coding sequence ATGAGCACCTCAGGCACCAGCGCTCTCAGCAGGATTCCGAGCGAGGAATTTCTGCGCGCTTTTCCCTTCTACTTTGCATGGGATGCCGATGACCGCATCGTCGAGACGGGACCGTCTCTGGTCAAAGTGTGTCTGGATGCCATGCCCGGCGCGCGTGTGCAGGATCTCTTTGAATCCGTGCGCCCGGCAGGAGAGTTCAGCGGCGCCATGGCCCGCACGCTGACAGACCGCCTGCTGCTGCTACGCTGCCGCCAGTCCCAGTGCATGCTGCGCGGGCAGGTCATCCTTTTGGAGGAGCCCTACCTCGGCATCATGCTGGCCACCCCCTGGCTCACGGACCCAGACCAGGTGGAGACCCTGCGGCTCAATGTGCGGGACTTTGCCGTGCATGACCAGACGCTGGACCTGCTGCAGGTGCTGCAGGCGCAGCGCATGGCATCGGAGGATCTCATCCGGCTGAACAAGCGCCTCACCGAGCAGCGCACCCGGCTCAATGAGCAGGAGGCCACCTCGCGCAAGCTCGCCCTCGTGGCCGCACGCACGGACAATGCCGTCGTCGTCACCGACGCCCAGGGCCGCATCGAGTGGACGAATGAGGGCTTTACCCGCATGACGGGCTGGAAACTCTCCGAGGTCATCGGCCGCAAGCCCGGCTCCTTTCTCCAGGGCCCCGGCACAGACCCCGCCACCGTGCGGCTCATCAGCAGCTCCCTGAAGCAACACACCTCCGTCAAGGCGGAGATCCTGAACTACCACCGCTCCGGCCGCAGATACTGGACGGCGATGGAGATCCAGCCCATCCGCAATGAACTCGGAGACGTGGTCAATTTCATGGCCATCGAGAGCGACATCACCCAGCGCAAGCTCGATGAAAAGCGCCGCAGGCTGGAGTACGGCGCCAGCCGCATCCTCACCGAATCAGGCTCCACGCGCGGGGTCTGCGCCAGGGTCATTCAAAAGATCTGCCAGCAGCTCGGCTGGCCGGCGGGCTTTCTCTGGATGCTGGATGTGGATGAAAAAAACCTCCGCCTGGCAGAGCTGTGGCACGATCCTCAGCAGGACATCGCCGCCCTGGTGGCGCTGAAGCAGCAGGCATCCTTTGCAGCGGGCGAGGGCACCCCCGGCCTCGTGCTGCAAAAGGCCCAGATCCAGTGGACGCGCGACCTGGCGCAGCACACCGAAAACCCGCGCGCCATCACCGCGCTCACCTGCGGCCTGCGCGGCTGCATCGGCTTTCCCATCGTCGCCGGAGGCCAGGTGCTCGGTGTGGTGGAGCTCTTTGCCTCCGAGGTGGTGGACCCCGACGAGGCGCTGCTGCAGGCGCTCTCCAGCATCGGCAATCAGATGGGCCAGTTCATCGTCCGCAAAAGCTCCGAGGACCAGCTGGCACGCTCCAATGCGCTGATGAAGGGTGTGGTGGACGGCGCGGCGTACACCATCATCTCCTGCACGCCGGACGGCACGATCACCACCTTCAACAAGGCTGCGGAAATGCAGCTCGGCTACACGGCGGAGGAGATCATCGGCCGCACCACGCCCGCCATCTTTCATCTGCCGGAGGAGGTGGAGGCGCGCGCGAAGGCGCTGAGCCAGGAGCTGGGATACACCGTGGAGCCGGGCTTTGAAGCCTTTGTGGCCAAGTCCCGCCTGGGCGCGCCGGACGAGAACGAGTGGACCTATGTGCGCAAGGACGGCTCCCGCTACCCGGTGCGGCTCAGCGTCACCACCTTGTTTGACCCGCAGGGGAAAATCATCGGCTCCCTGGGCATCGCCTCGGACATCACCGCGCTGAAGCGCTCCGCTCAGGAGCTGCTGCAGGCCAAGGAGATGGCAGAGTCCGCCAACCAGGCCAAGAGCGACTTCCTCGCCACCATGAGCCATGAGATCCGCACGCCCATGAACGGCATCATCGGCATGTCCAGCCTCCTGCTCGACACCCCGCTCTCTCCCAGGCAGCGGGAGATGGTGGACGCCGTGCGCTTCAGTGGAGACGCCCTCATGACCATCATCGAGGACATCCTGGACTTCTCCAAGATCGAGGCGCGCAAGCTCGACCTCGTGCAGGAGGCCTTCCGCCTCGACTCCGTCATCAGCGGCGTGGTGGACCTCCTTCACCACAAGGCCGCCTCCCGCTCCATCGCCCTCCTCGTGCGCGTCGCCCCGGACGTGCCGGAGTCCTTCATGGGAGATCCTGGTAGATTACGCCAGATCCTCATGAACCTCGTGGGCAACGGCCTCAAGTTTACCGACGAAGGCAGCATCCGCATCCAGGTGAGCCGACTCGGCACCACCGCAGACGGCGCGGCAGACCTTGAGATCAGCGTCACAGACACCGGCATCGGCATGACGGAGGAGCAGCAGCAGCGTCTCTTCCAGGCCTTCACGCAGGTGGACAGCTCCAGCAAGCGGCGCTTTGGCGGCACCGGCCTCGGCCTCGCCATCAGCAGACGGCTCGTGGAGCTCATGGGCGGCAGCATCGGCGTGCAGAGCAGGCGTGGCGAAGGCTCGCGCTTCTGGGTGCGCCTGCCGCTCCCCATCATCGAAAGCCCCAAGGCCCCCGCCCAGGACGTGGCAGCCGCAGGCGCATCGTGCGCCGCACTGCCCACAGCCCCCGCAGACGGCATCCGCCCGCGCATCCTCCTGGTGGAAGACAATGAGGTCAATGCACGCATGGCCTCCATGATGCTGGAAAAGCACGGCTTCCCCGCCGAGGTGGCCCGCGATGGCGAAGAGGCCGTGGAGCGCTTTGCCAGCGGTGTGTACGATGGCATCCTCATGGACTGCCACATGCCCCACATGGACGGCTACGAGGCCACCCGCGCCATCCGCGAGTTGGAGGCCAGCCCGCTGTGGACGCGCCCGCGCTGCCGCATCATCGCCATGACGGCCAATGTGCAGACCGGCGAGCGCGAACACTGCCTCGCCGCCGGCATGGACGACTACCTCTCCAAACCCCTGCGTGCCAAGCCCCTGCTGGACGCCCTCAGCCACGTGCACGCCCACGCAGCCCCACGCCCCCACGAGGCCCTGGCCACCCCGTGA
- a CDS encoding heme NO-binding domain-containing protein: protein MYGLVNNAIEDLVITHHGEEVWQRIKHKAGVDVEVFISNQGYSDEITYKLVAAASEVLQVSVREVLISFGEHWVLKTALRSYGGMMRSAGSSLKEFLINLPNFHTRVQMIYPELKPPHFECLDVTDTSLSLHYHTHRPGLTDFVVGLVQGLGKLYHTPATATAVALKTEGADHDIFDVRWTLNADA, encoded by the coding sequence ATGTACGGCCTCGTCAACAACGCCATCGAAGACCTCGTCATCACCCACCACGGAGAGGAGGTGTGGCAGAGGATCAAGCACAAGGCGGGCGTGGACGTGGAGGTTTTCATCAGCAATCAGGGCTACTCCGATGAGATCACCTACAAGCTGGTGGCCGCCGCCTCCGAGGTGCTGCAGGTCAGCGTGCGGGAGGTTCTCATCTCGTTTGGCGAGCACTGGGTGCTCAAGACGGCGCTGCGCAGCTACGGCGGCATGATGCGCTCTGCGGGCTCTTCCTTGAAGGAGTTCCTCATCAACCTGCCCAATTTCCACACGCGCGTGCAGATGATCTACCCCGAGCTGAAGCCGCCGCACTTTGAGTGCCTGGATGTCACAGACACCTCCCTGAGCCTGCACTACCATACCCACCGCCCGGGGCTCACCGACTTTGTGGTAGGGCTGGTGCAGGGGCTGGGAAAGCTCTACCACACACCGGCCACCGCCACCGCCGTGGCCCTGAAGACCGAAGGGGCCGACCACGATATCTTTGACGTCCGCTGGACGCTGAATGCAGACGCATGA